The Atlantibacter hermannii genomic interval GTATTCACCAGCCAGACGATATCGCCGGTCAGCAGGGACATCTGCTCCGGCGTCAGGGCGACACCGAGTTTCAGGGCGTATTTCTTCCCGAAGGCGATCCCGCCGTCCATCAGCGCTTTAAACTGCTCTTCATCATTGGTATAGCCATCAAGATAGCGATACCCGGTCAGCTCAACCACCTGCTCACGGATCAGGCGCTGCTCGTAAAAACCGTCGCCCAGACGTTTGAGTTTGCCGTCGCCGTTCTGGCTGAGGGCATTTTGCATATAGTCGCTGCCCAGCCACAGTTTCTCGTTGGTAAAGCGCGGATCGGTTTCCACCAGATACGATCCACTGGCGGACGGGTTGATTTTAAACAGGCTGTTATCCGGCAGCACCGTGTTTGGCCCGACGATACGGATCGCGTAGTCACCGGGTGTCACTTCAAAGCGCTGGCCCGGCAGCGGCTTCACCGGCTCACCGTCGTCCACAGTCTGCTGCCAGGGCGCACGGGAGACGGCATCCACTTTACCGGTCACCGCGCCCGCTTCGCCGATGGTCACATCGGTTGCGGGTAAGGTGAGCGGCGCAAGCGTAATGTTACTGCCCTGTACGTCGCCCTTGCTGATAAGCTGGCCGGGCTTGAGCAGGATCTCCTGAATCACCGTCGGTGGCTTGTAATCGGTGCGATCGCGGCCCTGCTCGTCAGACCCTTTATGGCGAATACGGTAATAGTGCGTCACGGTGCCCACATCGGTGGTGTAGCGCTCGCCAGGTACATCCGGGTTGAGCACGCCATTCGCCATGCCGCTGGTGCTGAGCGTGCCGCCCGCCACCACCTGGCTTTTATCGTTGAACAGTTGGTCGCCCGCGAGGATTAAATTGCCTCCGGCCAGGATTTTCGCCGGATCGCTCTCTTTAATGCGCGTCTCTTCAACCGTCCGCTGGTATTCATACTGATTGAAGTTGTCGTTATTGGAGCCCGTGTCTTCCGGGGTATTCAGGTTGCGCAAGCCATCGGCGGATTTACGGTTAACGTAAACCCCTTCATCGTTGGCGTTCCAGCGGTTCGGCGATCCTTTATGTTGGTATTCCGTCACCTGTTCCTGGGAAACGGTCACCCGCTCGGTGGAAAAATGATCGTTGATATTGTTGATCTGCCCGGCAGTGATCCACATATTGCCCGCGGATTCGATGGTCGCGCTGTGGTTGTTAATCACCTCCGCACGTCCCGTCACATTACCGTTATCATCGAGCTTGCCGCCAATCACCATGTCGCCGCCGCTGTAGATCAGCGCGTGGTCACGGTTATTGAGCGTATCGGTGGCGATACCCACCCATTCGCGTCCGGCCAGCGTGGCGGCTTTGCCGTTGGCCGCCAGGTTATTGAAGGTGACGGTGTTGATGCCGATGGCGTCGCCGTAGATGCGCCCGGTCCCCTGGTTAGTCAGGGTGTTGGCATCAATCCGCGTATAGCCGCCGTCGATCAGACCGTAGTTGGTTAGCGTGCCGGTAATGTTGAGGCTGTTTTTCCCGGCGCTGATCTCCCCGCTTTCGGCGTTCGTCAGGTTACCGCTCTGCAGATCAAGTTGTTGCCCCGCCAGCAATTTACCGCTGTTAGCGATATCACCCGGCGTGGTGATATGCAGGGTGTCATTGGCGATAATCGTGCCACCGTTAATCAGGCCGCTGTCGCTGTGCAGGCGCATATCCCCCAGCGACAGCAGATCGCCGTCGCCGCCGATGCGCCAGCCGTCCACATCCAGCCGTTCGCCCGCTTTGGCGACCCCGCCGGTATTCAGCAGATCCAGCTTCGCGCCGTTGAGGGTCAGGTTGCCTGCAGATGCCAGCGCGCCGTCGGTATTATCCAGCAGGCCGCCATTGGTGATGGTGAGCGCTTTATCCGTCAGGATCACGCCGCGCTGGTTATTCAGCGTGCCGGTGTTGAATGTGGCTGAGGCGGCTTCGACACCCTGATTTTTATCCTGGGTATTCTGGTTGGCGAAGCTGACGGCGTTAACCGTGAGCTGTGCGCCGCTGCGGATCAGGCCGGAGACGTTATCAATAGCGCCTTTGGCGACGTCCAGCATCAGATCGCCCACCGACTGGATTTGGCCGCCGCCGTTTTGCAGCGCGCCGCTCTCGAGGGTGGTCGCGGATTCGCCGATAATGCGTCCGCCATTGCGGTTATCCACGCTGGCGGCGCTCAGTTCGAACGGGCCTTTGGCCGCCAGGGTGCCGTTCTGGTTATTCAGCGCGCCGCTGTTCAGGGACAGGGAGCCGAGGCTGTTCAGGGTGCCGTCGAGATTGGTGAAGGCGTGTCCGGTGGTATCCAGCGCCACGCTGCCGCCCTGCATCAGGCCGGATTGATTATTGAGTTCACCGTTCAGGTCCAGCGTCAGCGCCCCGGTCGCCACCAGGTCGCCGGAGGTGTTATCCAGCGTACCGCTGTTGAGCGTCAGGCTTTTACCGGCGAGCGTGACGCCGTCGTTATTGGCAAAGGTGCCGGTGGTCAGCGTCATCTCACCGAGGCTGGTGATGCCGCCTTTATCGCCGCTGCGGCGGTTAGTCAGTTCGCCTGCTTCGACGGTAAGCGCGTCGCCGCTCTGGATCAGACCGCCCTCGTCATTATTGATACTGTCGCCGCCAAGCGTCAGCGCCTGCTGTGCCGCCAGTTGGCCCGCGCGGTTGTCGAGGGTGCCCGCTGCAATCGCGCCGCGTCCACCGCTGACCATTACGCCCTGCTGGTTATCGAGTTTTCCGGCGTGGATGCTGAGATCGTTACCCGCGCCGAGGATCCCGTTGGCATTGTCGAGCGTCGCGGCATCAAGGTTCATCGCGCCGCCGGATTTCAGCGATCCGCCGCCGTTGGTCAGGGTGTTGACCCGGGCGGTGACCGCCTGCTCCGAACCCAACAGGCCGTTACGGTTGTCCACGGCATTGCCGGTAAGATCCAGCGCGCCACCGCTCACCATTACGCCGTGCTGGTTATCCATATCTCCGGTGGCAAGCGTGAGCGTGCCGCTGCTGCTGATGCCGCCGGTTTCACCGCTGTTGCGGTTGGTCAGCGTCGCGCCGTGGGTGTCGATTCGGGTATTGCCGGTCGCCTGGATCAGCCCCGCCGTGTTATCCAGCGCGCCGCTGTCTACGCGCATATCGCCCTGTGCCAGCAGTTTGCCGGACTGGTTATTCAGCGCGCCGTTGTTGAGTTGCAGGGTCGCGCCGCTGGCGACCATCTCTCCCGCCGTGTTGTCCACGCTCGCGGCGTTCAGCGTCAACGCGCCGCTACTTTCGACCCGTCCCTTGCGGTTGCTGACTGCGCCACGGCTGACGATGTCGGATTGTCCGGCAGAGGCCGAGATCAGGCCACCGTCGTTATTCAGCGTCCCGGTCTGCGCCCGCACACTGCCGCTGGCCGCCAGCGTCCCGTCACGGTTATCCAGCACGGAACCGGTATCGACGCTGAGGCTGCCGTTCTGGGCGGCAATGAGTTGCCCGCTCTGGTTAGTGAGCGAACGGGCACGCAGCGCCACGTTGCCATTTGCGGCGATCTGTCCGGCGTTATTGTTGACGTCTCCCGGCAGATCCAGCGTGAGATTGCCGCTGCCGGTCTGCACGATACGCCCTTTCTGGTTTGACAGCGTGTTCGTCTGGACGGACAACGCCTCGGCTGTCACCTGGCCGCCGTCGTTATTCAGGCGTGTTGCACTGCGGGCGGCCAGCTCCCGGGCGCTGACCTGCGCACTGGCAGTGGTCAGCTCGCCGGAGCCCGCATCAAGCAGCACCGTATCGCCCTGGGTTTTGCTGCCGCTGAGGTCGATCCCCTGCCCCCGGGCGATCAGCGCGCCCCCCGCCAGGGTTTGCCCATGCGCGGCCAGTTGCCCACTGGCGCTTAAATCCAGGTTTCCCTGAGCGGCGAGTTTGCCGTCATCCTGTACGCCTGCCGCCAGTATGCCCTGGCTGTTGCCCGTCAGGCTGGCGGCCTGCACCCGGGTATGATTGCGCGCCACTATCGAGCCGCGGTTATTGACTTCGCCGCCGCTCTGCACACTGGCACTACCGCCCGCGTAGATCGCGCCGCTGTTATCAATACCGCCCGATGCCGCGAGCAGGGTATCGCCTTTGCCGCTGATGTTGCCGCTGTTTTCAATCCGGCCATCCGCCGTCAGCGTGACGCTGCCTGCCTGCGCGCCGATGTTCCCGGCGTTGCGTACCCCGACGCCGCTTTCGGTGCCCACCATCCGGATTTTACCGGCGTACATGCCGCCAAGGCTGGCTACGTCCAGCGCCATTTGCGGACGAGTCGCCGGATCGTCAGTGGTTTTATCAATGCGCTCGTGCGCCGCGTCCACCAGGTTGCGACCAGTGGTGACGTTAAGTTCGTT includes:
- the hpmA gene encoding putative adhesin/hemagglutinin/hemolysin; its protein translation is MVAGNPWLGKGEARVILNEVNSRDPSRLNGYVEVAGKQAQVVIANPSGITCNGCGFINANRATLTTGQPQLNNGALTGYNVERGEINIEGKGLDTSGANYTDIIARSVNVNAGIWGNELNVTTGRNLVDAAHERIDKTTDDPATRPQMALDVASLGGMYAGKIRMVGTESGVGVRNAGNIGAQAGSVTLTADGRIENSGNISGKGDTLLAASGGIDNSGAIYAGGSASVQSGGEVNNRGSIVARNHTRVQAASLTGNSQGILAAGVQDDGKLAAQGNLDLSASGQLAAHGQTLAGGALIARGQGIDLSGSKTQGDTVLLDAGSGELTTASAQVSARELAARSATRLNNDGGQVTAEALSVQTNTLSNQKGRIVQTGSGNLTLDLPGDVNNNAGQIAANGNVALRARSLTNQSGQLIAAQNGSLSVDTGSVLDNRDGTLAASGSVRAQTGTLNNDGGLISASAGQSDIVSRGAVSNRKGRVESSGALTLNAASVDNTAGEMVASGATLQLNNGALNNQSGKLLAQGDMRVDSGALDNTAGLIQATGNTRIDTHGATLTNRNSGETGGISSSGTLTLATGDMDNQHGVMVSGGALDLTGNAVDNRNGLLGSEQAVTARVNTLTNGGGSLKSGGAMNLDAATLDNANGILGAGNDLSIHAGKLDNQQGVMVSGGRGAIAAGTLDNRAGQLAAQQALTLGGDSINNDEGGLIQSGDALTVEAGELTNRRSGDKGGITSLGEMTLTTGTFANNDGVTLAGKSLTLNSGTLDNTSGDLVATGALTLDLNGELNNQSGLMQGGSVALDTTGHAFTNLDGTLNSLGSLSLNSGALNNQNGTLAAKGPFELSAASVDNRNGGRIIGESATTLESGALQNGGGQIQSVGDLMLDVAKGAIDNVSGLIRSGAQLTVNAVSFANQNTQDKNQGVEAASATFNTGTLNNQRGVILTDKALTITNGGLLDNTDGALASAGNLTLNGAKLDLLNTGGVAKAGERLDVDGWRIGGDGDLLSLGDMRLHSDSGLINGGTIIANDTLHITTPGDIANSGKLLAGQQLDLQSGNLTNAESGEISAGKNSLNITGTLTNYGLIDGGYTRIDANTLTNQGTGRIYGDAIGINTVTFNNLAANGKAATLAGREWVGIATDTLNNRDHALIYSGGDMVIGGKLDDNGNVTGRAEVINNHSATIESAGNMWITAGQINNINDHFSTERVTVSQEQVTEYQHKGSPNRWNANDEGVYVNRKSADGLRNLNTPEDTGSNNDNFNQYEYQRTVEETRIKESDPAKILAGGNLILAGDQLFNDKSQVVAGGTLSTSGMANGVLNPDVPGERYTTDVGTVTHYYRIRHKGSDEQGRDRTDYKPPTVIQEILLKPGQLISKGDVQGSNITLAPLTLPATDVTIGEAGAVTGKVDAVSRAPWQQTVDDGEPVKPLPGQRFEVTPGDYAIRIVGPNTVLPDNSLFKINPSASGSYLVETDPRFTNEKLWLGSDYMQNALSQNGDGKLKRLGDGFYEQRLIREQVVELTGYRYLDGYTNDEEQFKALMDGGIAFGKKYALKLGVALTPEQMSLLTGDIVWLVNTDVKMPDGSMQTVLMPQVYAKVKPGDISGSGSLIAGNNVVMKLDGDLFNRGTIAGRRVLQLDADNITNQSGMIQGADARIAARTDINNIGGVLQGTDSLLVSAGRDINATTTLRNAESVAGENRFTRTTIDSVSGIYVQGEDGKLGLKAGRDLNLTGAQVVASGDNAQAQLVAGRNITLNDVTTGRSDKLIWDADNTLSQSETRSVGSEVVGRGAVTLVAGNDIQARGATVSSDQALTLNAGNDINLLAGQNTQHLDERHKVVGSSGWLSKTTTRTHDVVSGQTAQGSELSGNTVNVTAGRDLALRGGSIAGSGDVALLAGRDMTIGTAQERNEEMHLRQEKKSGLMSSGGIGFSVGSQSVKTTDTGANVTQAGSTVGSVNGDLTLGAGNRLAVTGSELVAGQDMTLTGKNVEITAAQNQNRQTHIVEQKTSGLTLALSGTAGSALNSVVTATQNAKSAGNSRLQALQGVSAALSGVQAAQAVRMDAAQGDVANNTNTVGVSLSWGSQSSKSTQQSGQTTAQGSTLNAGRNLLVQATGSGAPGTDGDLTIQGSQIKAGNNATLAANRDITLQSAENTQWLKGENESRGGSVGVGIGAGSGGWGINVSASVNKGSGNERGNGTRYTETTVDAGRQVTLMSGRDTTLVGAQVNGETVKADVGRNLTLISQQDSDRYDSRQQNASAGGSFSFGSMSGSASASLSRDKMHSNYDSVVEQTGIFAGEGGYDIRVGEHTQLDGAVIGSTAGADKNRLDTGTLGFSDIQNRAEYKVEHQSVGFSTGGSIGSQFAGNLANSLLVGANHSGEADSTTRAALSDGTLIIRDRQNQQQDTALLSRDVEHANQTLSPIFDKEKEQNRLQQAQLIGQIGNQVSDIARTEGSIRATEAANAARENASAQDLLAAKAAWEKAHPGQTASSNDILGQVYQTAYNDALKASGFDTGGQYQRAIQAATAAVQGLAGGDIKAALAGGAAPYIAQAIGHRTDLSQEGKVAAHAVVNAALALAQGQNALAGAAGAATAEVVGLIANEMYGKRAEELSDSQKQVVSTLATLAAGLAGGLVDDSGASAISAAQAGKTTVENNLYGGTELSHEVKVRDHGADVLSCSDDPSGEACQRGIAANKAYAGALATGSVALLPGSAQAMWMLGFGANSGIQYWDTGEVNPVNAIVAGWVNVFTMGNGWKGTVGWNAAGGAFANALNGDDPLTGAITNGGGAWIGYGVGNYLVKPGVNAIGKWYTGGWDPKFNPTLLKYTEITGQFGISKEMLPSQIPAAAGNIGGSVTSEYMGTVIQDKKEAMEKQLMEKK